The Stigmatella aurantiaca DW4/3-1 genome contains the following window.
AGCGTCCGCACCTCACTATGGAGCGCAGACTCCAAGCTCTGAAACATGCCTTCGATGCTCCACCGTTTGCGGTACAAACACGCTACCTTCTCGGCGGAGAGCTTTTCTTTGGGAGCGTTGGTGAGCAGACGAATGAGGGGCTCCCCCTCCTCGGTGGGCTCATCCAGCTGAAGTTCGATGCGACGCAGCGTGAGCAGGCGCCCACCGTCGTCCTCCACCTGGACGGGCTGCTCGAAGACAACGCCCGTTTCCACACGGCCCACCCTCTTTCGCTTCCCCACCTCTGTAGGGCTGGGCGTGCGTCCATGCTCTCGGATGATGAAGGCGGCGTGCCTGTCCTCCAGGCCAAAGACAATCCGAGTCGTGGAGAAGTTCCTATCGGCTATCCACAAGTCGCCCTGCTGGGCGTGCTCCAGCACAGCAGCCACCAGCGTCCGCTCCTGAGCGTGTGCGTCCTCACACGGCACCACGTCCACCACCAAGCCCTGCTCCGGGGCGTACACTACCAGCGAGTGTCCGGGCAGGGCGGCGCCTCGAAACTCACGCAGCGGCTTGAGCCTTTTCTCGCTGGCAGGCAGATGATTGCCGTCCATGACTCGGACGCGATAGCCCTCTGCCCAGGGCTTCTCCCCTGTCCTCAGCGGCTGGACTACAGGCTCCAGTCGTTGGGCGCTGCCACGGACCAGAGCTCGCACCAAGTCCGGCTCCATTCGATTCACCTTCTCGTAGAGCGCAGCGATCGAGGTGCCTCCCTCTGTGGCCTTGGCGGCCGCATGCAGCGAGGGTCGCAGCCCCATGGCCACCACGGACATCAACTCCACCACGGTGGAGAACAGCAACTCCCGGGTGTACTGCCTCTTCCGATGCGCCTCGAACAGTGAGTCCATCCACTCCGCGCTGACGGCACGCTGCAGCACCAGCCGGGCCATGACACTGACCGGGCTGTTTTTCACGAACCGCTCAAGGATTGCATCGAAGGCCATCACACCTCTCCAGTCGCAGAGGCCTCCTTGATTCGCCGCAGCAGTCCTCTATTCCCTCGGGCGCGCGCAGGGCGCTCATTTCCTGCTTTCTCTTGGTTTATAGACACCTTGAAAGGGGTGGGTTTGAGGGATGGAATCGGGGATGGACGGACGGGGAGGAAGTGTCCGCTCTGCCTGCCCAGGAACTCACCCCCAGTGCCCGAGCCAACCAGCGCCTGGGACAGTCGCTCCTGGAGGCCAAGCGGAACCCTTCGCGACGCTTCCTGGCCCTGAGGCACCTCCGCGCCGGGCGCCCCCTCTACCAGAGGGGTGCGTAAGTCCGAGGAGGGAGCCTCGGATGGGGGGCCCCCCGTGGGCGTCTGTTGGTTCGAACCTGTAGGGCAAGCAGACAGGTTGGGACTCTTCGCCTCCGACAGCCTCGCTGGGGCGTCCTCATGCTCCGACGAGGGGGGAGAGGGGGCGGTGTCTTCGCAGGGTGGGGGCCGTGACGACCCCCTCGGCTCCTGCGGAGGTGGGAGGCTGGCGAGCAGGTGCGCATCGCTCGCCTGGAGCAAGGCGGGCAGTTCCCGACGCAGCGACTGCTCGTCCTTGGCTGCCAAGGCGTGCAGCGCACAGAGTGCCCACTGCCGAGTGGCCTGCGCATTCAGGTGCGGCACCAGCCGCCGGGCCATTCCTCGGTACGAGCGCTCCAGGGATTGTAGCAGCAGCGCCTGTCCGGGACGGTCCACCGCGCGGGCTGCCTGCCTCAGCAACTCGAACTCCCACTGCGCCCACCTGCCCGGGTTATCGTCCCAGCGGGCCGCCTCCGCCAACTCGAAGCACAGGCCTGCCAGCGTGTCCAGGTCCCTGGCAGAGGCCTGCTGGCAACACGCCGCCAGCAGTTCCACAGCCGTCTCTCGCTTGAGGGCCAGAAAACCCTCTAGGAGTCTGTTGAGCTAACGAGCCAGGAGCATCGGGCGGACGGCTCGACGCCTGATTCCTCCACGGCGAGCGAGCCCGCCGCTACGCAGCGACCGTGGCTCGGTACAGCTTCAGCAGATTGTGGGTCAGGCAGATGAGCGCCCACTCTCCACGGGCCTTCGTCAGCCCTCGCAGCAGCAGTTGCCGAAAGCCTCGTACCTGCTTGATTTGTCCAAAGGGTGCCTCCGCCACCGCCTTTCGGCGTGCGTACACCGCCCGGCCTTTCTTCGTCCTCAGCCGCCGGGCCATCCACTCCTTGAGGCTCAAGTCCCGGGGCATTCTGCCCCTGACCGGTGCGGGCTCTTCGCCGTGCTTCAGCCGCCCCGTGGCCAGGTAGGCATCGATTCCTAGGCACGTGCCTCTCACCACATTGTCCTCGCTGAAATAGCCCGCGTCGGCCGTCACCACCCCAGGCACTCCACCGCAGTTGCCCACCACCTGCTCCATCAACGGCACGAAGTGCTCCACGTCCGGTGCCTGGTTCGTCAGCGCCTGCGCCACGATGATCTGGTGCCCCTCATCCACCGCTGCCTGCGCGTTGTAGCCTTGGATGAAGCCGCCCTGCGTCTTCTGGATTCGGCTCTCCGGGTCGGTGAAGTTGCGCTGCGCCTTGGGCTTGGGCTTGCCGTGCTTGTCTGTGGGCACCTGGTGGCTCGGCAGCCTCGTGGGCCCGGAGGGCGGTGGCTCCTGCTCGTCCTTCTTGTTCTTGGCCTCCTGCTGCGCCTGCCGGACCGCTTGGGCCTCTGCTTCCAGCTCCGCCTTGGCCTGACGGATTCTCTTCAGCCGACTCTCCGCTCGCCTCAGCTCCTGCGGCAGCTCGTCTCCTCGCTTCTTCTTGCCGTACAGCCGGTCCTCGGCCGCGTCCGCCTCCTCGGCCGCCTTCATCAGCTCTCCCACCTTCTGCGTCAGCTCCTGTTCGCGCTGCTGCATCCGCTCGTAGCTCATCGCCTTGTGCTTGCTGGCGTTCGCCTTGAGCTTCGTGCCGTCCAGCGCCACATGCCCCAGCTTCACCAGCCCCGCCTTCTGGCACAGCGCCAGCACCTGCACGAACAGCCCCGACAACTCCTTCAGGTGCCGCCGGCGAAACTCCGCTATCGCCGTGTGGTCCGGATGCTGGCCCGCAGCGATGATTCGGAACGCCACGTCCTCGTACGTCTTCCTCTCCAACCGCCGCGACGAGGCCACGCCTACGCGGTAGCCGTACAGCAACAGCCCCACCAGCATCCTCGGGTGGTACGGCGGGTAGCCCCTCAGCTCCCGCTCGTACTTCTCCAGCAGCACCTTCAGGTCCATCTCCTTCACCGTATCCAGGATGAAGTACGCCAGGTGCTCTTCGGGCAGCCACTCTCGAGGGGAAGGCGGCAGAAGTTCCGACTGCTCCTGCTGGTAGGGGCGGTAGATCTTGCTCATAGGTAGGCAAGCCCATCATGTCCTCGCCTACCCGTCGAGTAGGTTCTCTCCGTTACCCCAACAGACTCCTAGCATCTTGCGTCTCTCCGGTTAAGCGGCGCCCGGGCCCTCCAGCACCGCCCCCAGGTTCTCCAGGGTCACCGCCCCCTCCCAGGGGAGGGCTCGGCTGCGGCGGCCTGGGTGCTGCTCAATCAGCTCTCTGGCGGCCAGGCGCTTCAGCGCTTCACGGACGGTGCTGCGTGAAAGTCCGTAGTGCTTGGCCAGCGAGTTTTCCGAGGGAAGAAAGCCGTCCTGGGGCAGCAGGCCTTGCGAAATCATCCGCTCCAGGTCCTGCTCCACTCGTCCGGCCAGCCCCAACCCTTCCATGTCCGCTCCCTGCTTGTTTCCGCCTGGGCCATGACACCATCTGGGGCTGACAGGGTGGGGGGAGCTTGCCCCGATTGGGAGACTCTCCCTCTCTTCTCCTGGATGACGCAGCCAGAAGCACTCGACGCCTCAGCCCATCAACGCTGGCGCGCCTGGACCTTAGACGCTTGAGGCACTTGAGCCTTGTGCATTCAGAGTTCGAGCCGGGATGCCCATTCGTCTGGGGCAGCACCGGTGGGGGGGAGCGGACCAACTCGTGGCTCCACCACCGGAAGCGTCTGCGCGTGCGCGATGAGCCGCGCGACGAGGTCCACTTCGGCTTCCTTGTTCTGAGCGGCTGCCTCATCTTCTTCCGGAACCTCAAACCTTCTTTTTGTTAGGAGCTCTAACGGCGGGAACGCGCCGCTACGGTCAGCGCTTGCCGCTGGGGGCCGCCCCCGGCTTCGTCCACTGGTCCAGCCAGTCCAGCACCGTGTCGTGCCACAGCACGCTGTTGCCGGGCTTCACCACCCAGTGGTTCTCGTCCGGGAAGTAGAGGAACCGGGAGGGAATCCCCCGGCGCTGGAGCGCGGTGAAGGTGCCCATGGCCTGGGTCTCCACCACCCGGAAGTCCTGGGCCCCTTGGACAACGAGCATGGGCGTCTTCCACTTGCCCACGTGCTCGATGGGGTTGTGCTTGGCGTAGCCCTCCGGGTTCTCCCAGGGCGTCTGGCCGTGCTCCCACTCGGGGAACCACAGCTCCTCCGTGTCGAAGTACCCCATGCGCGTGTCCAGGATGCCGTCGTGGTTGACCAGGCACTTGAACCGGTCCGGCCAGTTGCCGGCGATCCAGTTGATCATGTAGCCGCCGTAGCTGGCACCCAGCGCGCACACCCGCTCGGGGTGGAGGAAGGGGTACTTCGCGAGCGCCGCGGCCAGGCCCTTTTGCAAGTCCTCCAGCGGCTTGCCGCCCCAGTCATTCCGGATGGCGTCCGTGAAGGCCTGCCCGTAGCCCACCGAGCCGTGGAAGTCGACGCTCACCACCGCGTAGCCCCGGCCCGCGTACGTCTGGGGGTTCCACCGGTAGTGGAAGTGGTTGCCGTAGCTGCCCTGCGGCCCGCCGTGGATGAGGAAAGCCACCGGGTATTTCTTCTTCGGGTCGAAGTCGACGGGCTTCGTCAGGTAGCCGAACACCTTCTCCCCGTTCCACCCGGCGAAGGTGAAGGGCTCGGAGTCTCCGAAGCGAATGGCGGCCAGGGCCTCCGGGTTGGCGCGGGTGAGCGGGCGCGCGTCCGTGCCGTCCCCCGCCAGCGAGAACAGGTCCGCGGGGGCCTTCAGCGTGTCGAACGTATAAAGGATGCGGCCCCCGGCCAGGGGCTGCACGTCCGCGGCATGGCCCGGGGCGGTGAGGGCGCGCACCTGCCCGCTGGCCACGTCGATGGCGAAGGCGGGGTGCTGGCCCTCGTTGTAGGCGGAGGTGAAGAGCGTCTTGCCATCCGCGCTCCAGGCGAGCCCGTCGGCGGAGCGGTCCCACTGCGCCGTCAGCACGCGCTCCGCACCGGACGGCCAGGCGCGGAGGATGACCCGGAGGCGATCCGCCTCGAAGCCGGGGCGCTCCATGGCCAGGTAGGCCAGGGTCTTCCCATCCGGGCTGAACACGGGCTGGGTGTCCGTGGCGCGGTTGGCGGTGGTGAGCTTGCGCGGCGGCGTCTTGCCGTCCACGGGCGCGAGGAACAGGTCCAGGTCGGTGCTCCACGCCTCCTGGCGGCCCACGTCCCGCGCGGTGAAGACGACCCCCTGGCCATCGGGGGTGAAGGTGAACTCCTCCGGGCCTCCGTAGGGTTTGGTGGGGCTGTCCGCGTCCATGCCCTTCATCAGGTCCACGGCGGCGCCGCCGGCCACGGGCACGGCGAACAGGTGCGAGCGCAGCCCCTCGTTCCATGCGTCCCAGTGGCGGATGAAGAGGGTGTCGTAGACACGGCCGCGGGTCTTGGCCTTCTTCCTCGCCTCCACGCGCTCCGGGGTGCACTCGAGCGTGGCGCAGTCGGGGAACACCTCCAGGGCCACGGCCAGCCGGGATCCATCCGGCGAGAGGGCGAAGCTGCCCACGTCCAGCGGGAGCTGGGTCACCTGGGTGGGCTCGCCGCCGTCGATGGGCAGGCGCCACACCTGGGAGGAGCCACCGCGCGTGGAGAGGAAGAAGAGGCTCTTGCCATCGGGGGCCCACACCGGCTGGTTGTCCCCGTCCGGGTGGGAGGTGAGCTGGCGGGAGTTGGAGCCGTCCGCATGAACGAGCCACAGGTCCGTGCGGCCGCGGTTGGCCTCCAGGTCGGTGGTGCGCAGGACGTACGCGATGCGCTGGCCGTCCGGGGAGACGCGGGGGCTGCTGACCCGGCGCAGCGTCACCTGGTCTTGAACATTATAAGGATGGGAAGGGGCGGCCGTGAGGGCCAGGGCCGCCAGGAGCGACAGGGGCAAGGAATCCTCCGAGTCGGGGGGGGGAACGTCCGTGCCAGGAGACTGGCGGCACGGGCGCTGGAACCGTGCCCGCTTCGCCCGGGTCTGTCCACTGCCCGCCGGACAAATGAGGAGTACTGTGCCTGCCCATCATGGTCCGCCCGGCATTGCCTCCAGGCTCCTCCCAGGTTCTCTCGTTCCGGCACCTGCTGACCGAAGCGGTCCAGGGGTTTCTCAAGGAGGAGGGGTTGGGGGACTCGGGGCTGGCGGACGCACTCAGCGAGCTGATCATCACGCTCTCCCGCTACCGGGAGGAGGGCGAGCCCCTGTTCCCCATGGTCTTCCTGGGGGATGACCTGGAGGCCATGCTCTCGATGCTCGGCGGGCAGGAGCCCCTGGCCATTGGGACGGGCTTGCGGACGCGGGAGACCATCGAGCGGGCGCTCAAGCAGTGCGCTCCGCTGGGGCAGGGGCGCTGGTGGGCCCTGTACCTGCTCCTGGTGCCCGAGGGGCTCGCGTACGGCATCTTCCGCAGCGACCCCTTCCCGCTCCTGGAGACGCCCTTCGAGCGGATGAGCCGCGCCAGGGACCGCTCCCTTCACGTGGTCGGCCTGTTGCAGTTGGCGGAGAGCGTCATCGAGCTGCGCGGGACCGGGGGGCTTCACCGGCACATCTATCTCTCGGGCGCGCGGGTGGGTGCCGTCCTGCCGACGGCGGTGCTGGATTCGCTGGCCCAGGCGGCCACGATGGATGTGGCCGGGCCGCTGCGGACCCTGGCCGGAGACTTCTACCGCCGGGTGCTCTTCGAGGTGATGCAGGCCTCGCACGGCGCGCTCGTCGCGGTGCTTCCCCAGGCCCGGGGCCGCTCGCCGCTCTTCGTGGATGGCATCCTCCTGCCCGAGCCGCTCGACATCGTCGCCCCCATCGCGCGCTACCAGGAGGGGGCGGAGGGGGCGGACTCGGCCGTCCGCTCCATGGCGCAACTGCTGCGCGGCATGATGGCGACGGATGGCATCACCGTGCTGCGCTCGGATGGCTGCATCCTGGGCTACAACGTCTTCATCCGCCATCCGGAGACGCTCGCGCGCACGTCCCTGCTGGTGGGTGGGGCCCGGCGGCGCACCTTCGATGTGCTGTGCGCCTCGGTGGGCACCGAACTGGTGGCGGCCTTCTTCCGCTCGCAGGATGGCGCTATCGCCTGCCACCGGGCCTGACGCGGGGGCGGCCGCGCTTCAGGGCGTCCCGAGGCGCTCCACGTCCTTCAGCATCCGGGCAAAGGCCTCGTCGTCGCTGCTGTCGTAGTAGCCGCGGATCTCCCCGGTGGCGTCCACGAGGACGAAGTGGTTGCCGTGGAAGATGCCCATGACGTCGGCCTCGTCCATGGACTCGCGGCCCATGGAGATCCGGAAGCCCTGGACGACGGTGTCTTTCAGGCGGGCATAGTCGCCGGTGAGGAAGCTCCAGCGCGCGGGGTTGGCGCCGTGCTTCTGGGCATACTCGGCGAGGCGCGCGGGGGTGTCGTAGGTGGGATCCACCGAGAAGGAGACGAGCTGGAGCGCGGGCCCGGCCGCGTCGGTCTGCTTCTGCACGTGCGCCATGCGGCGGGTGAAGGCGGGGCAGATGGTGGGGCAGCGGGTGAAGATGAAGTTGGCGACGAAGGGGTGGCCGCGCAGCTGCGAGAGCCCCCAGGGGGTGCCGTTCTCGCGGGTGAAGGTGAAGTCCGGCAGGGTGCCCAGCTTGGGCAAGGGCTCGGAGGGGTGGCTCAGGAGCCCCACGGCCATCACCCCCAGTCCGAGCACCATCACGGTGAGGGCGGCCCAGAAAGCCGGGTGGCGGGAGAGGCGCGGGGGGGAGGGGGCGAGGGCGGAGGTGTTCGCGGACATGGCGGGAGGCAAGGGCGAGGGCTGGAGGGACAGCTAACGGATGTCCCGCCAGGGCACAAGGCGGTGGAACGCCGCGGGGGGCGAGCGAGGGAGCCGTCCCGGGCCAGAGGTGGGTCTGGGAGTGACTTGAGACAGCAAGGGGGGGCGTGTTAACGCCCATGCGCCTTGTCGATCCCCTCTGGCCGTCCCAGCCGTGCCCCTCGCGCCGAATGCCCCGGGTGGGCGGCTCGCCGGGCCGCGTGGGCCTGGGGACTGGGGGGGGGCATCGGGCTGTGGCCGGCGTGGGGCAGGGCCTGTCCCACGTGCGTGGAGCGCGGCCCCGAGGTGCCCGGCACTTCAGCCCTGCTGATGGGAGCCATGTTGCTGACCCCCTTCGTGCTGGTGGCGGTGGGGGTGTGGGCGGCGAGGAGGGCGGCGCGAGGCGATCCGGCGGGGGAACCGTGACGGGGGAGGCGCGCACGCTGGGGCTGCCCGAGAACGCGAGCGCCCATGGCCACCGCATCGACGCCTTGCTGGCCTCGAGCCACTTCCTGGAAGCGGTGCTGGCGGCGGTGATGTTGGGGTGGCTGGTGTTGGCGGTGTGGCGCTTCCGGAACGCTCCGCGCGCGGCGGTGGATGGCGGAACGCGGCGCAGCCGGCGGTGGGTGATGGCGCTGGCGCTGGTGGCGGTGGGCGCCG
Protein-coding sequences here:
- a CDS encoding IS4 family transposase; translated protein: MARLVLQRAVSAEWMDSLFEAHRKRQYTRELLFSTVVELMSVVAMGLRPSLHAAAKATEGGTSIAALYEKVNRMEPDLVRALVRGSAQRLEPVVQPLRTGEKPWAEGYRVRVMDGNHLPASEKRLKPLREFRGAALPGHSLVVYAPEQGLVVDVVPCEDAHAQERTLVAAVLEHAQQGDLWIADRNFSTTRIVFGLEDRHAAFIIREHGRTPSPTEVGKRKRVGRVETGVVFEQPVQVEDDGGRLLTLRRIELQLDEPTEEGEPLIRLLTNAPKEKLSAEKVACLYRKRWSIEGMFQSLESALHSEVRTLGHPRAALLAFGTAVVAYNILAVIQAAVEAAHPEAKAEGIELSPFFVATEVQATYGGRMIAVGDDVWTAFDEQSPLQLSRTLIRIAQHAQPKRLRKHPRGPKKKTKKGYVSGRTARQHVATARVLASGRIDSTS
- a CDS encoding alpha/beta hydrolase family protein, producing MPLSLLAALALTAAPSHPYNVQDQVTLRRVSSPRVSPDGQRIAYVLRTTDLEANRGRTDLWLVHADGSNSRQLTSHPDGDNQPVWAPDGKSLFFLSTRGGSSQVWRLPIDGGEPTQVTQLPLDVGSFALSPDGSRLAVALEVFPDCATLECTPERVEARKKAKTRGRVYDTLFIRHWDAWNEGLRSHLFAVPVAGGAAVDLMKGMDADSPTKPYGGPEEFTFTPDGQGVVFTARDVGRQEAWSTDLDLFLAPVDGKTPPRKLTTANRATDTQPVFSPDGKTLAYLAMERPGFEADRLRVILRAWPSGAERVLTAQWDRSADGLAWSADGKTLFTSAYNEGQHPAFAIDVASGQVRALTAPGHAADVQPLAGGRILYTFDTLKAPADLFSLAGDGTDARPLTRANPEALAAIRFGDSEPFTFAGWNGEKVFGYLTKPVDFDPKKKYPVAFLIHGGPQGSYGNHFHYRWNPQTYAGRGYAVVSVDFHGSVGYGQAFTDAIRNDWGGKPLEDLQKGLAAALAKYPFLHPERVCALGASYGGYMINWIAGNWPDRFKCLVNHDGILDTRMGYFDTEELWFPEWEHGQTPWENPEGYAKHNPIEHVGKWKTPMLVVQGAQDFRVVETQAMGTFTALQRRGIPSRFLYFPDENHWVVKPGNSVLWHDTVLDWLDQWTKPGAAPSGKR
- a CDS encoding IS1182 family transposase, whose translation is MSKIYRPYQQEQSELLPPSPREWLPEEHLAYFILDTVKEMDLKVLLEKYERELRGYPPYHPRMLVGLLLYGYRVGVASSRRLERKTYEDVAFRIIAAGQHPDHTAIAEFRRRHLKELSGLFVQVLALCQKAGLVKLGHVALDGTKLKANASKHKAMSYERMQQREQELTQKVGELMKAAEEADAAEDRLYGKKKRGDELPQELRRAESRLKRIRQAKAELEAEAQAVRQAQQEAKNKKDEQEPPPSGPTRLPSHQVPTDKHGKPKPKAQRNFTDPESRIQKTQGGFIQGYNAQAAVDEGHQIIVAQALTNQAPDVEHFVPLMEQVVGNCGGVPGVVTADAGYFSEDNVVRGTCLGIDAYLATGRLKHGEEPAPVRGRMPRDLSLKEWMARRLRTKKGRAVYARRKAVAEAPFGQIKQVRGFRQLLLRGLTKARGEWALICLTHNLLKLYRATVAA
- a CDS encoding SCO family protein → MSANTSALAPSPPRLSRHPAFWAALTVMVLGLGVMAVGLLSHPSEPLPKLGTLPDFTFTRENGTPWGLSQLRGHPFVANFIFTRCPTICPAFTRRMAHVQKQTDAAGPALQLVSFSVDPTYDTPARLAEYAQKHGANPARWSFLTGDYARLKDTVVQGFRISMGRESMDEADVMGIFHGNHFVLVDATGEIRGYYDSSDDEAFARMLKDVERLGTP
- a CDS encoding winged helix-turn-helix domain-containing protein, giving the protein MEGLGLAGRVEQDLERMISQGLLPQDGFLPSENSLAKHYGLSRSTVREALKRLAARELIEQHPGRRSRALPWEGAVTLENLGAVLEGPGAA